A portion of the bacterium genome contains these proteins:
- the recQ gene encoding DNA helicase RecQ, with product MQHTALGILNTTYGYPAFRGHQAAVIDHLTAGGDALLLMPTGGGKSVCYQIPSLLREGTGIIVSPLIALMQDQVGAVTQLGLKAAFLNSTLSMREAADVERRLLGGDIELLYIAPERLLQPRTLELLDKAAIALFAIDEAHCVSQWGHDFRPEYLQLSVLAERYPGVPRLACTATADERTRAEILTNLRLEGGRVYVGGFDRPNIRYRVVPKDEPRKQLLKFLRDEHAGDAGIVYCLARKKTEETAAFLVQNGIPAVPYHAGLDAAVRRRHQERFLNEDGLVVCATIAFGMGIDKPDVRFVAHLDLPKSVEGYYQETGRAGRDGLPANAWLCYGLQDVVMLRKLVDDGEGDEMHRRRASQQLDAMLGYCEVTACRRQRLLAHFGEVMPEPCGNCDTCLWPPETFDATVVAQKALSCVARTGQRFGAQHIIEVLRGGAAERVLRLGHDKLSTYGIGNELDAFGWRSVIRQLVAGGYLALDPEGYGGLRLTSAAGPVLRGEQPLHLRRDVLQRATAGAGRGAARKARRAELALAADFDDAVEPDAATTLLFERLRTLRKRLASEAGVPPYVIFHDKTLAEMARRRPTSEAALLGINGVGQAKLERYGEAFLAEMRVEEG from the coding sequence ATGCAACACACAGCGCTCGGCATCCTCAACACCACCTACGGTTACCCCGCCTTCCGCGGCCACCAGGCCGCGGTCATCGACCACCTGACAGCGGGCGGCGACGCCCTGCTGCTCATGCCCACCGGCGGCGGCAAGTCGGTGTGCTACCAGATCCCGTCGCTGCTGCGCGAGGGCACCGGCATCATCGTCTCGCCCCTGATCGCGCTGATGCAGGACCAGGTCGGCGCCGTGACGCAACTGGGCCTGAAGGCCGCATTCCTCAACTCGACATTGTCGATGAGGGAAGCCGCGGACGTCGAGCGCCGGCTGCTGGGCGGCGACATCGAACTGCTCTACATCGCCCCCGAGCGGCTGCTGCAGCCGCGCACCCTCGAACTGCTCGACAAGGCCGCCATCGCGCTGTTCGCGATCGACGAGGCGCACTGCGTCTCCCAGTGGGGACACGACTTCCGTCCCGAGTACCTGCAGTTGTCGGTCCTGGCCGAGCGCTACCCGGGCGTGCCGCGCCTGGCCTGCACCGCCACGGCCGACGAGCGCACGCGCGCCGAGATTCTCACCAACCTGCGGCTGGAAGGCGGCCGCGTGTATGTGGGCGGTTTCGATCGCCCCAACATCCGCTATCGCGTGGTGCCGAAGGACGAGCCGCGCAAGCAACTGCTCAAGTTCCTGCGCGACGAGCACGCCGGCGACGCCGGCATCGTATACTGCCTGGCCCGCAAGAAGACGGAGGAGACGGCCGCGTTCCTGGTTCAGAACGGCATCCCCGCCGTGCCGTACCACGCCGGGCTCGACGCCGCGGTGCGCCGTCGCCATCAGGAGCGCTTCCTCAACGAGGACGGCCTGGTCGTCTGCGCGACCATCGCGTTCGGCATGGGCATCGACAAGCCCGACGTGCGCTTCGTCGCGCACCTCGACCTGCCCAAGAGCGTGGAGGGCTACTACCAGGAGACCGGTCGCGCCGGCCGCGACGGACTGCCGGCCAACGCCTGGCTCTGCTACGGCCTGCAGGACGTGGTGATGCTGCGCAAGCTGGTCGACGACGGCGAAGGTGACGAGATGCATCGCCGCCGCGCCTCGCAACAACTCGACGCGATGCTCGGCTACTGCGAAGTCACAGCCTGCCGCCGCCAGCGCCTGCTGGCCCACTTCGGCGAAGTGATGCCCGAGCCGTGCGGCAACTGCGACACCTGCCTGTGGCCGCCCGAGACGTTCGACGCCACCGTCGTCGCACAGAAGGCTCTGTCGTGCGTCGCCCGCACCGGCCAGCGCTTCGGCGCGCAACACATCATCGAGGTGCTGCGCGGCGGCGCCGCCGAACGCGTGCTGCGCCTGGGCCACGACAAGCTGTCGACCTACGGCATCGGCAACGAACTGGACGCCTTCGGCTGGCGCAGCGTCATCCGCCAGCTGGTGGCCGGCGGCTACCTGGCGCTCGACCCCGAGGGCTACGGCGGCCTGCGCCTGACGTCGGCGGCGGGCCCGGTGCTGCGGGGCGAGCAGCCGCTGCACCTGCGGCGCGATGTGTTGCAACGCGCGACTGCCGGCGCAGGTCGCGGCGCCGCCCGCAAAGCCCGCCGCGCCGAACTGGCCCTGGCGGCCGATTTCGACGACGCGGTGGAGCCGGATGCCGCCACCACCCTGCTTTTCGAGCGCCTGCGCACGCTCCGCAAGCGCCTGGCGTCGGAAGCGGGCGTGCCGCCGTATGTCATCTTCCATGACAAGACGCTGGCCGAAATGGCGCGCCGGCGGCCGACTTCGGAGGCGGCGTTGCTCGGCATCAACGGGGTGGGGCAGGCCAAGCTGGAGAGGTATGGGGAGGCGTTCTTGGCGGAGATGAGGGTGGAGGAGGGGTGA
- a CDS encoding BrnA antitoxin family protein has protein sequence MRKTYDFSKGSKNPYAARLKKTQVTIRLDEVTVTWFKALAEEIGIPYQTLINLYLRDCAANERRLNLEWKPKR, from the coding sequence ATGCGCAAGACCTACGATTTCTCGAAGGGCAGCAAGAACCCCTACGCCGCCCGACTCAAGAAGACCCAGGTCACCATCCGGCTGGATGAGGTCACCGTCACCTGGTTCAAGGCACTTGCCGAGGAAATCGGTATCCCGTACCAGACCCTTATCAACCTCTACCTGCGCGACTGTGCGGCGAACGAGCGTCGGCTGAATCTCGAATGGAAGCCGAAAAGGTAA
- a CDS encoding VOC family protein — protein MVNSAKNRICLWYDGDAEEAARFYARTFPDSSVGAVMRAPGDYPSGKQGDVLTVEFTVMGIPCLGLNGGPAFQHSEAFSFQVATVDQAETDRYWNAIIGNDGQESACGWCKDKWGVSWQITPIALTQGVTDPDAAVAGRVFEAMMGMTKIDVAAIEAARRGS, from the coding sequence ATGGTGAACTCCGCAAAGAACAGGATCTGCCTCTGGTACGACGGCGACGCCGAGGAAGCCGCACGGTTCTACGCCAGGACCTTCCCCGACTCGTCCGTGGGCGCGGTGATGCGCGCACCGGGCGACTATCCGTCGGGCAAGCAGGGCGACGTGCTGACCGTCGAGTTCACGGTGATGGGCATTCCCTGCCTCGGGCTCAACGGCGGACCCGCGTTCCAGCACAGCGAAGCGTTCTCGTTTCAGGTCGCCACCGTCGACCAGGCCGAGACCGATCGCTACTGGAACGCGATCATCGGCAACGACGGCCAGGAGAGCGCCTGCGGCTGGTGCAAGGACAAGTGGGGGGTGTCGTGGCAGATCACGCCGATCGCCCTGACGCAAGGCGTCACCGATCCCGATGCCGCCGTGGCCGGGCGCGTGTTCGAGGCGATGATGGGGATGACGAAGATCGATGTCGCCGCCATCGAGGCGGCGCGACGCGGGTCGTGA
- a CDS encoding endonuclease/exonuclease/phosphatase family protein, with protein MRRVLTAPDAALLIGGDFNAEPDRLELAPMFERFTDVLATVHPGLVLPAAATFGPATGTTPRRIDYLFCNGEQLVPTAARVVLGAPSPAGVWGSDHCGVWARFGALKRR; from the coding sequence ATGCGACGCGTGCTGACGGCCCCTGACGCTGCGCTTCTCATCGGCGGCGACTTCAACGCCGAACCCGACCGGCTCGAACTGGCGCCCATGTTCGAGCGCTTCACCGACGTGCTGGCGACCGTGCACCCGGGCCTGGTGCTGCCCGCCGCCGCGACGTTCGGCCCGGCCACGGGCACGACGCCGCGGCGCATCGACTACCTGTTCTGCAACGGTGAGCAGCTGGTGCCGACCGCGGCGCGCGTGGTGCTGGGCGCGCCGTCGCCGGCCGGCGTGTGGGGATCGGACCATTGCGGGGTGTGGGCGCGGTTCGGGGCGCTGAAGCGGCGATAG
- a CDS encoding endonuclease/exonuclease/phosphatase family protein: MRTSSIAAVAILLVAATAAALAPAQVPAPANGFTAVTLNLWHDQQNWPARSTVIVDTLRALAPDVIFLQEVLEKEGLPNQAQQLADSLGCVFVFTSVDPVGGAKRYGNAILTRLPIVAQHEVKLPPLDDYRVAAHARGSRCRTGGHLRPMSRTCTTRERVRRSAPSRLPD, encoded by the coding sequence ATGCGCACATCATCGATCGCAGCAGTGGCGATCCTGCTTGTCGCCGCGACGGCGGCCGCACTTGCGCCGGCGCAAGTCCCCGCCCCTGCAAACGGTTTCACCGCCGTCACGCTCAACCTCTGGCACGACCAGCAGAACTGGCCGGCGCGGAGCACCGTCATCGTCGACACGCTGCGCGCGTTGGCGCCCGACGTCATCTTCCTGCAGGAAGTGCTCGAGAAGGAAGGGCTGCCCAACCAGGCGCAGCAACTGGCGGACAGCCTGGGTTGCGTGTTCGTGTTCACGTCGGTGGACCCGGTGGGCGGGGCCAAGCGCTACGGCAATGCGATCCTCACGCGGCTGCCGATCGTGGCGCAGCACGAGGTGAAGCTGCCACCGCTCGACGACTACCGCGTGGCGGCGCACGCGCGCGGCTCGCGCTGCCGGACGGGCGGTCACTTGAGACCTATGTCACGCACCTGCACCACACGGGAGAGGGTGCGGAGATCCGCGCCGAGCAGATTGCCGGATTGA
- a CDS encoding cysteine hydrolase, with translation MRNTTSIAAALRRSARALAVITAVTLTTSLVTSLTLGFALAAAQPARAAETAAAEAPATALLIIDIQDFYYPGGALPLSAPEAAGANAARLLEKARAAGKAVIHVGHNAKAGRGFHADVMPREGEKIVMKDEVNAFLNTGLQAMLQEAGIKRLVLCGMQTHMCVEAATRAASDLGYEVLVVGDACATRDLKSGDTTVPAAHVHAATLATLDRTYAKVVTVDEALAALE, from the coding sequence ATGCGCAACACAACCTCAATCGCCGCCGCACTGCGCAGGAGTGCCAGGGCCCTTGCCGTGATCACGGCTGTCACGCTCACGACGAGCCTCGTCACTTCGCTGACGCTGGGCTTCGCGCTGGCCGCCGCCCAGCCGGCGCGGGCGGCCGAGACCGCCGCCGCGGAAGCTCCCGCGACCGCGCTGCTCATCATCGACATCCAGGACTTCTACTATCCCGGCGGCGCGCTGCCGCTGAGCGCGCCCGAAGCGGCCGGCGCCAACGCGGCGCGCCTGCTCGAGAAAGCACGCGCGGCGGGCAAGGCAGTCATCCACGTGGGCCACAACGCGAAGGCCGGGCGCGGCTTCCACGCCGACGTGATGCCGCGCGAGGGCGAGAAGATCGTCATGAAGGACGAGGTCAACGCGTTCCTGAACACCGGCCTGCAGGCGATGCTGCAGGAGGCCGGCATCAAGCGGCTGGTGCTGTGCGGCATGCAGACGCACATGTGCGTCGAGGCGGCCACGCGTGCGGCGAGCGATCTTGGCTACGAGGTGCTCGTCGTCGGCGACGCCTGCGCCACGCGCGACCTGAAGTCCGGCGACACGACGGTGCCGGCAGCGCACGTGCACGCTGCCACGCTCGCGACGCTGGACCGCACGTATGCCAAGGTTGTGACGGTGGATGAGGCGCTGGCCGCGCTGGAATAG
- a CDS encoding undecaprenyl-diphosphate phosphatase, translating to MDLLLWLKAAILGLVEGATEFIPVSSTGHLILTQSLLNFTGPTANAFLIFIQLGAILAVVWLYWRKFLDLLLNFWKPGKARQLVLNLVIATIPAVVIGLPTDDWIEARLFKPLPVALALVVGGIAILIIEKRKHTVKVASLDDIPLKLALGVGLIQVLSILWPGVSRSGATIMGGLVLGLSRTAATEFSFFLAVPAMLGASALKLYGVRDQLGAGDLPVFAIGFLVAFVSALLVIKGLLAFVARRSFVPFAWYRIVVGVAVAAAFAFGVGR from the coding sequence ATGGACCTCCTTTTGTGGCTGAAAGCGGCGATCCTCGGGCTGGTCGAAGGCGCGACCGAGTTCATCCCGGTTTCGTCGACCGGGCACCTGATCCTCACGCAGAGCCTCCTGAATTTCACGGGGCCCACGGCCAATGCGTTCCTCATCTTCATCCAGCTGGGGGCCATCCTGGCGGTGGTCTGGCTGTACTGGCGCAAGTTCCTCGACCTGCTGCTCAACTTCTGGAAGCCCGGCAAGGCGCGGCAGCTGGTGCTGAACCTCGTGATCGCCACCATTCCGGCGGTGGTGATCGGGCTGCCGACCGACGACTGGATCGAGGCGCGCCTGTTCAAGCCGCTGCCGGTGGCCCTGGCGCTGGTGGTCGGCGGTATCGCCATCCTCATCATCGAGAAGCGGAAGCACACCGTGAAGGTGGCGAGCCTGGATGACATCCCCCTGAAGCTGGCGCTGGGGGTGGGGCTCATCCAGGTGTTGTCGATCCTGTGGCCGGGGGTGTCGCGGTCGGGGGCGACGATCATGGGCGGGCTGGTGCTGGGGCTGTCGCGGACGGCAGCGACCGAGTTCTCGTTCTTCCTGGCGGTGCCGGCCATGCTCGGGGCCTCGGCCCTGAAGTTATATGGTGTGCGCGACCAGCTCGGTGCGGGCGACCTGCCGGTGTTCGCGATCGGGTTCCTGGTGGCGTTCGTGTCGGCGTTGCTGGTCATCAAGGGGTTGCTGGCGTTCGTGGCGCGGCGGAGTTTCGTGCCGTTCGCCTGGTACCGGATCGTGGTTGGCGTAGCTGTGGCGGCCGCGTTTGCGTTCGGAGTGGGGCGTTGA
- the atpB gene encoding F0F1 ATP synthase subunit A, which produces MHRLKVERVALLALLLGAALLAPGYALAADEHGHSAPATATATEQHEAAPAEAHQASPAEAPATDHAHGEPAESGHAATEHPATDGHAVDAAHGTTDAHGADATHGDAAAHGGGHGGGMPHLPSAITFISKWVPQPVGEKLDALKDPIFSLFMAAIIAAFFISLSGKLNARHPGRAQMAAELIFGGLYSLFATIIGSTARRYTPFLGSMFVFILCNNLFGLIPLGHSSTSSFANTTFALGMMTFLYVQGIALKENGIGGYLHHMAGSPKTKMDWGFSLLLFPLHLLGELIKPVSLSLRLFGNIFGEDTLVATMVLLGAGISFSLSGQNPWVPGLPLQFPFYFLGLLSCTIQALVFTLLATVYIALWLPHGHHGDEHGEGHHAH; this is translated from the coding sequence ATGCACCGACTGAAAGTTGAACGCGTCGCCCTCCTGGCCCTCCTGCTCGGAGCGGCCCTGCTGGCGCCCGGGTACGCCCTCGCCGCGGATGAACACGGCCATTCGGCGCCGGCCACGGCCACGGCCACGGAGCAGCACGAGGCGGCCCCCGCCGAGGCGCACCAGGCGTCGCCGGCCGAGGCGCCCGCCACCGACCATGCCCACGGCGAGCCGGCTGAGTCCGGGCACGCGGCCACCGAACATCCGGCCACCGACGGCCACGCCGTCGATGCGGCCCACGGCACGACCGACGCGCACGGCGCCGACGCCACGCACGGCGACGCGGCCGCGCACGGCGGCGGTCACGGCGGCGGCATGCCGCACCTGCCGAGTGCCATCACGTTCATCTCGAAGTGGGTGCCGCAGCCGGTGGGCGAGAAGCTCGACGCGCTGAAGGATCCCATCTTCTCGTTGTTCATGGCGGCGATCATCGCCGCTTTTTTCATCTCGCTGTCGGGCAAGCTGAATGCGCGCCACCCGGGCCGCGCGCAGATGGCCGCCGAGCTGATCTTCGGCGGGCTGTATTCGCTGTTCGCGACGATCATTGGGAGCACCGCGCGGCGCTACACGCCGTTCCTCGGTTCGATGTTCGTGTTCATCCTCTGCAACAACCTGTTCGGCCTGATCCCGCTGGGTCACTCGTCGACCAGCAGCTTCGCCAACACCACCTTCGCGCTGGGCATGATGACGTTCCTGTACGTCCAGGGCATCGCGCTGAAGGAGAACGGCATCGGCGGGTACCTGCACCACATGGCGGGCTCGCCGAAGACGAAGATGGACTGGGGCTTCTCGCTGCTGCTGTTCCCGCTGCACCTGCTGGGCGAGCTGATCAAGCCCGTCTCGCTGTCGCTGCGTCTGTTCGGCAACATCTTCGGCGAGGACACGCTCGTGGCCACGATGGTGCTGCTGGGCGCGGGCATCAGCTTCTCGCTCAGCGGGCAGAACCCGTGGGTGCCGGGACTGCCGCTGCAGTTCCCGTTCTATTTCCTGGGCCTGCTGTCGTGCACCATCCAGGCGCTGGTGTTCACGCTGCTGGCGACGGTCTACATCGCGCTGTGGCTGCCCCACGGGCACCACGGTGACGAGCACGGCGAAGGCCACCACGCCCACTAG
- a CDS encoding ATP synthase F0 subunit C → MDGNILGLALPLGLGMAAIGSGLGLGKAIEGGMNAMGRQPEAIGQIQTAMIIGCAFIEALTIYALIATILLMGKLG, encoded by the coding sequence ATGGACGGCAACATTCTCGGACTGGCTCTTCCCCTCGGGCTGGGTATGGCGGCGATCGGTTCGGGCCTCGGCCTGGGCAAGGCGATCGAGGGCGGCATGAACGCCATGGGCCGGCAGCCGGAAGCCATCGGCCAGATCCAGACGGCCATGATCATCGGTTGCGCCTTCATCGAGGCTCTGACGATCTACGCCCTGATCGCGACCATCCTCCTGATGGGCAAGCTGGGCTGA
- the atpF gene encoding F0F1 ATP synthase subunit B has translation MDFVTPNITNLLTTAVGFILFVWVLAKFAWGPILNLLDARRQKIEGDYTAAEKNLADSEQLKGEFESKLADIKSIERERVQEAVKRGEGIADGIVHKAHADAASTVAKAEQDIEVEAHKAQLQLRDSVVAMAIGAAEKVIGTKMDDAMHRKLITDYIDELDKTGSGA, from the coding sequence ATGGATTTCGTGACACCAAACATCACCAATCTGCTGACCACGGCGGTCGGCTTCATCCTCTTCGTGTGGGTGTTGGCCAAGTTCGCCTGGGGGCCGATCCTCAACCTGCTGGACGCCCGGCGCCAGAAGATCGAGGGCGACTACACGGCGGCCGAGAAGAATCTCGCCGACTCCGAGCAGTTGAAGGGTGAGTTCGAGAGCAAGCTCGCCGACATCAAGTCCATCGAGCGCGAGCGCGTGCAGGAAGCGGTCAAGCGCGGTGAAGGCATCGCCGACGGCATCGTGCACAAGGCGCACGCCGACGCCGCGTCCACCGTGGCGAAGGCCGAGCAGGACATCGAGGTCGAGGCCCACAAGGCCCAGTTGCAGCTGCGCGACTCGGTGGTGGCCATGGCGATCGGTGCGGCCGAGAAGGTCATCGGCACCAAGATGGACGATGCGATGCACCGCAAGCTGATCACCGACTACATCGACGAGCTGGACAAGACCGGGAGCGGAGCCTGA
- the atpH gene encoding ATP synthase F1 subunit delta, giving the protein MRDRRVAGRYAEALLRTAKPAGTLVACAESYAGVLEVMAASRELVIFLDSPQVREQEKKEVLKKVFGPHLEPVLLDFFNLLLDRNRIELLRDIGTVFAELVEADQGLVRVGVVTAIALPADLETKLRDKLAHVTGKSVILDKKVDPAVIGGVRVTLGDRVIDGTVRTNLDRLRKTLATAQVRG; this is encoded by the coding sequence ATGCGCGACCGCAGGGTAGCCGGACGTTACGCGGAGGCGCTGCTGCGCACGGCCAAGCCGGCGGGAACGCTGGTCGCGTGCGCCGAGTCGTACGCGGGCGTGCTCGAGGTCATGGCGGCCAGCCGTGAGCTGGTCATCTTCCTCGACAGTCCGCAGGTGCGCGAGCAGGAGAAGAAGGAAGTCCTGAAGAAGGTCTTCGGGCCGCACCTGGAACCGGTGCTGCTGGACTTCTTCAACCTGCTGCTCGACCGCAACCGCATCGAGCTGTTGCGCGACATCGGCACCGTGTTCGCCGAACTGGTCGAGGCCGACCAGGGCCTGGTGCGGGTGGGCGTGGTCACGGCCATCGCGCTGCCGGCCGACCTGGAGACGAAGCTGCGCGACAAGCTGGCACACGTGACGGGCAAGTCCGTCATCCTGGATAAGAAGGTCGATCCGGCGGTCATCGGCGGGGTGCGCGTCACCCTGGGCGATCGCGTCATCGACGGCACGGTGCGCACGAACCTGGACCGCCTGCGCAAGACGCTGGCCACTGCCCAGGTGCGGGGTTGA
- a CDS encoding F0F1 ATP synthase subunit alpha yields the protein MKLRPEEISSVLAQELKNYDRNLGVESVGTILQVGDGIARVYGLQDVMAGEMVEFPGDIFGIVLNLEEDSVGVAIMGPDTKIKEGDTVKRTGTIASVPVGDGVIGRVLNAVGQPLDGEGPVPSTQTRNIELKAPGVTARQPVKQPLATGLKAVDSMIPIGRGQRELIIGDRGTGKTAIAIDTIINQKGKGVYCFYVAIGQKQSTVASVHNKLKAHGAMAYTTIIAANASDPAPMLYLAPYTGVTMAEHQMWAGKDTLVVYDDLSKQANAYRQMSLLLRRPPGREAYPGDVFYLHSRLLERAVKLSDENGGGSLTALPIIETQASDVSAYIPTNVISITDGQIFLENDLFYQGIRPAINVGISVSRVGGSAQTKAMKKVAGSLRLDLAQYRELAAFAQFGSDLDKATQRQLTRGERMVEILKQDQYVPMPTEKQVAIIFAASKGYLDTVPLDQLKVWERDFHLFLEQKHSAVLQAISTTGKLEDDTVEHLTAAIKEFIASRG from the coding sequence GTGAAACTGAGGCCTGAAGAGATCAGCTCTGTCCTGGCGCAGGAGCTGAAGAACTACGACCGCAACCTCGGCGTCGAGAGTGTCGGCACGATCCTGCAGGTGGGCGATGGTATCGCGCGCGTGTACGGTCTGCAGGACGTCATGGCCGGCGAGATGGTCGAGTTCCCCGGGGATATCTTCGGCATCGTGCTGAACCTCGAAGAGGATTCCGTCGGTGTCGCCATCATGGGCCCGGACACCAAGATCAAGGAAGGCGACACGGTCAAGCGCACCGGCACCATCGCCTCGGTGCCCGTGGGCGACGGCGTCATCGGCCGCGTGCTGAACGCCGTGGGCCAGCCGCTCGACGGCGAAGGCCCCGTGCCCTCCACGCAGACCCGTAACATCGAGCTGAAGGCGCCCGGCGTGACGGCGCGCCAGCCGGTGAAGCAGCCCCTGGCGACCGGCCTGAAGGCCGTCGATTCGATGATCCCGATCGGCCGCGGCCAGCGCGAGCTGATCATCGGCGACCGCGGCACCGGCAAGACCGCCATCGCGATCGACACGATCATCAATCAGAAGGGCAAGGGCGTTTACTGCTTCTACGTGGCCATCGGCCAGAAGCAGTCGACCGTCGCTTCCGTGCACAACAAGCTCAAGGCGCATGGCGCGATGGCCTACACGACCATCATCGCCGCCAACGCCTCCGACCCGGCCCCGATGCTCTACCTGGCGCCGTACACCGGCGTGACCATGGCCGAGCACCAGATGTGGGCGGGCAAGGACACCCTCGTGGTGTACGACGATCTCTCGAAGCAGGCCAACGCGTACCGCCAGATGTCGCTGCTGCTGCGCCGTCCGCCCGGCCGCGAAGCCTACCCGGGCGACGTGTTCTACCTGCACAGCCGCCTCCTGGAGCGCGCAGTGAAGCTGTCCGACGAGAACGGCGGCGGCTCGCTGACGGCGCTGCCGATCATCGAGACGCAGGCCTCGGACGTGTCGGCCTACATCCCGACGAACGTGATCTCGATCACCGACGGCCAGATCTTCCTGGAGAACGACCTGTTCTACCAGGGCATCCGGCCCGCCATCAACGTCGGTATCTCCGTTTCGCGCGTGGGCGGCTCGGCGCAGACCAAGGCGATGAAGAAGGTCGCCGGTTCGCTGCGCCTGGACCTGGCGCAGTACCGCGAGCTGGCCGCGTTCGCGCAGTTCGGCTCGGACCTCGACAAGGCCACGCAGCGTCAGCTGACGCGCGGCGAGCGCATGGTCGAGATCCTCAAGCAGGACCAGTACGTGCCCATGCCGACCGAGAAGCAGGTGGCGATCATCTTCGCCGCGAGCAAGGGCTACCTCGACACGGTGCCGCTGGACCAGTTGAAGGTGTGGGAGCGCGACTTCCACCTGTTCCTGGAGCAGAAGCACTCGGCGGTGCTGCAGGCCATCTCGACCACGGGCAAGCTGGAAGACGACACGGTCGAGCACCTGACGGCGGCCATCAAGGAATTCATCGCGAGTCGTGGCTAG
- the atpG gene encoding ATP synthase F1 subunit gamma: MAGAGVKLLNKRIRSVRSTQQITKAMKMVAAAKLARSQGRMLAARPYSRKLTELMQQLAGKAEIAHPLFEVRPVHKRLYVIITSDKGLCGSYNTNLLKVAHKAVDASIKSGVETAVYTIGRKGAEYFRKRGYTVFHAHTDFAGDMSADRGRLVGDKVVGSFTDGSFDEVRVVYAQFVSTMTQRPVDVALLPIAPEAAAEGVKVPVRGGAAVAAAPKAEQDYIWEPSQEELFAVLLPLYLRNRVFMTLSEAFTSEHAARMTSMNAATENAGEMIGALTLRRNRERQAAITSELLDIVGGANAL; the protein is encoded by the coding sequence GTGGCTGGTGCCGGGGTCAAGCTACTGAACAAGCGGATCCGCTCGGTGCGGAGCACGCAGCAGATCACCAAGGCCATGAAAATGGTCGCGGCGGCGAAGCTGGCGCGTTCCCAGGGGCGGATGCTGGCGGCGCGTCCCTATTCGCGCAAGCTGACCGAGCTGATGCAGCAGTTGGCGGGCAAGGCGGAGATCGCCCATCCGCTGTTCGAGGTGCGTCCGGTGCACAAGCGCCTGTACGTGATCATCACCTCGGACAAGGGACTGTGCGGTTCGTACAACACGAACCTGCTGAAGGTGGCGCACAAGGCCGTCGACGCCTCCATCAAGAGCGGGGTCGAGACCGCGGTCTACACCATCGGCCGCAAGGGCGCCGAGTACTTCCGCAAGCGGGGCTACACGGTGTTCCACGCGCACACCGACTTCGCCGGCGACATGAGCGCCGACCGCGGCCGGCTCGTGGGCGACAAGGTCGTGGGCTCGTTCACCGACGGCTCGTTCGACGAAGTGCGGGTGGTCTACGCGCAGTTCGTCTCGACCATGACGCAGCGCCCGGTCGACGTGGCGCTGCTGCCGATCGCTCCCGAGGCCGCGGCCGAGGGCGTGAAGGTGCCGGTGCGGGGCGGCGCGGCTGTCGCTGCCGCACCCAAGGCCGAGCAGGACTACATCTGGGAACCGAGCCAGGAAGAGCTGTTCGCAGTGCTGCTGCCGCTCTACCTGCGCAACCGGGTCTTCATGACGCTGAGTGAGGCGTTCACGAGCGAACATGCGGCACGCATGACCTCGATGAACGCCGCGACCGAGAACGCAGGCGAGATGATCGGCGCGCTGACACTGCGGCGCAATCGTGAGCGCCAGGCCGCCATCACGAGCGAGCTGCTCGATATCGTCGGCGGCGCGAACGCGCTCTAG